One segment of Alligator mississippiensis isolate rAllMis1 chromosome 13, rAllMis1, whole genome shotgun sequence DNA contains the following:
- the TNFRSF9 gene encoding tumor necrosis factor receptor superfamily member 9, protein MGRGRLRLVTAALLLLSVRAAPPCDQTCPAGTYLDPRTCGRTNEPCKLCPTGTFASEAGARGGCISCRICEGIFTYRRSCSAIEDAQCKCKSGYRCTRGDCRECAQNCGRGEQLIGTGCETCPWGTFNNQSDGFCKKWTKCSGDEVLKQGTSTSDVICSHMSGSLAPPASTTYPAIPFSTPGPGKNLEMDIVLTVGLVLAIVFLLPLGVFLIFWKKRKLPDMLKRIYITPEQSTQEEDACSCRFPEEEQGEYDDCSKLAQFKDSPMN, encoded by the exons ATGGGCCGTGGCCGCCTGCGCCTGGTGACTGCGGCGCTGCTGCTCCTGAGCGTGCGGGCGGCGCCGCCGTGCGACCAGACCTGCCCGGCAG gcacctACTTGGACCCCCGGACCTGCGGCAGGACCAACGAGCCGTGCAAGCTCTGCCCCACGGGCACCTTCGCCAGCGAGGCCGGCGCCCGCGGGGGCTGCATCAGCTGCCGCATCTGCGAAG GGATATTCACATACCGCCGGAGCTGCTCTGCGATCGAGGATGCCCAGTGCAAGTGCAAGTCAGGGTACCGCTGCACGCGGGGAGACTGCCGCGAGTGCGCCCAAAACTGCGGAAGAGGCGAGCAGCTCATCGGGACAg GTTGTGAGACTTGTCCCTGGGGGACCTTCAATAATCAGAGTGATGGGTTCTGCAAGAAATGGACCAA ATGCTCTGGGGATGAGGTCCTGAAGCAAGGAACTAGCACAAGTGATGTGATCTGCAGCCATATGTCAGGGAGTctggctccacctgccagcaccaCTTACCCCGCAATACCATTTTCTACCCCTGGGCCAG GGAAGAATCTGGAGATGGACATTGTTCTCACGGTGGGCCTGGTGCTGGCCATAGTATTTCTGCTGCCTTTGGGGGTGTTTCTTATCTtctggaagaaaagaaaactacCTGACATGCTCAAGAGAA TATATATAACACCTGAGCAATCAACTCAAGAGGAGGATGCCTGTAGCTGCCGTTTTCCAGAGGAAGAGCAAGGGGAATATGATGACTGCAGCAAACTGGCACAATTCAAAGATTCACCAATGAATTAG